The DNA segment GAATATATAAGATCCCGAGTTTTACTGTGTTAAACAGAAAAGGAAAGGTAAAAAACATGAAATTAGAAACAAAAGAAAATCTAGTGAATCTATTCGGAAATGTTGATTTATTTAATGAGGAATTTCCTGTTATTGCATCCTGTATAAAAGAAAAACCAGAGGATGATTCTGTTTGGTCTAATGAAGAATCCTTGCATCTGGTGTATAATGAAGATGAAGAATGTCTTACTGTCACCGGGATTTTGAATGTTATAGAAAATAATAGATTATTGGCGGTTAACGTATTAATCGAAAATGAAGCAGGGAAGCAATGGACAAAGAAATATGCCCCAATTGGGGAAATATCTATGCAAATTAAGGAAACATTTAAAATCTCCAGCCAGGATGCATGTAGACTTACAGGAAAACTTACATATCTGCAGATACATAATACATCAAAAGAAATACAGCAGCATAATTTAGGGGCTACAAAAACGATGATGTCAGTAAAATCGTCTTCTTATCAATTGACTAATTCTATATGTGGTTTTGATATAAGGCTCTTCCATCCTTGTAAAAGTCTGTCCTATGGAGATGAAATCGTTATTGTTTATGGCGCTCCGGGGGGAAATCAATATGATTATAATTTTAGGAATGGAAGACTGATGATTCCAATTGCCATGGTTTTAAAACTCAAATCAGACTGGAGTACAGTTGATTCTTTTACACTCAAAAGAGTGGAAGCTACAAACCGGTCACAGGGTGCTATAAAATATAACGGAGATCAGATACGTCTTGTAACAGGAGCTACCTGGAATACGATGAGCAATAAAGAAAAAGAAAAGTATCCTGTTTATGGTGAAGTAAAAGACAATGAATTTGTGCTATTGATTGCTTTGGACTGGGGGTATACAATTGCGGAATTCGCTATAAATAAATCAGAGTTTTTGATAAATGCAGATTTTGAATTTATATTAGCTAACAAAAATAAAACTTCTACTTTAAAATCACAGCTTATGCTTCGTAGTGTAAGAGTTCCAAAACCTTATACAGGTGGTGATGAATATGAAATACCATATTTATATCTTATGAATGATTGTGTAAAAAGTGATACAATTGTGGCGATAAAAAGAAATGGGAAAATGAAGAAGGTGAATATATCGGAAGTATTACCTGGAGATTATGTACAGACAAAGAATCAGATGCGGGAAGTACTGTATAATCTGATCGGAAGCACAGATTCTTATGTAGAACTTCAAGTAAACGGAAAGACTCTTTCATTAACAGGAAATCATTCTGTATATACAAAGCAAGGTTGGACTCATGCAAATGAACTTGTTGAACAGGACATGATTTTCATGGAGGATCAGAATTACTATAAAATTGAGAGGCTTCAGTGTGGTAAGAAAGAAATATCTTTAAATTCCCTTGTGATAAAGGATGAGCACGCTTATTATGCGAACGGCTTCTACGTTGGTGATCACAATCTGGTGGTTGCGTCAAAATCAACATTACAGGCACTCCCTTTGAGTAAAGAACTGCGTGAGGAACTGATTGAATTAAAAAAGAAATTCCAGTAAGTTTTTCAGGAAATAGATAGAGCGTTTAAAGAGCTTAAACTATCAGGAATACAGCAAAGCATGCAACAACCTTATTTTTATAAGAAACAGGATTTTCTACACAATTTTTATTATGTAATGGATTGAGAGAATTATATGTTATGATATTAATAGAAGCAAGGATGGTTTCATCTAGAAAGGATAAGAACATGAAAAAAGAACAAACAAGCGTAAAGAACGGTATACAGAACATTTTATTCCCTGTTGAGCACTTGAATATCTCACAAGGGAACAACGGAAGCTATTCACACCAAGGTATCAATGCGTTGGATTTGGCAGGTTATCAAGGCGGCTGCAGTCCGGTGTATGCACCGTTTGATGCTGTCTGTATAGGTATTGATGAACCGAATTTAGGAAATGCAGTCTTCTGGCAATCACAAAAAAAGGTACGTTTTGCGGATGGAACATTAGACTATGCAACGATTATGCTTATGCATGACAATGATTTAACTGGTATTTATATCGGTGCAAAATTTTCGCAGGGAACACAAATTGGTAATGCCGGAACAGCAGGAAGAGCAACAGGGAACCACACACATTTTGAGATTGCAAAAGGTAAATTTACACATAAATATGATCAAAATGGCAGTACCGGTGTGTATCATTTACCGAACTCAATCAGTGCTGACAAATGCTGTTTTATAGATGGGACGGATGTTATAGATGGAAAGGGAATGAAATGGAAACGTTGTGATTAAGATGAAAATCAAAACAAATACAGAGCATTAGCATATGTAGTAACACTTTACACCTTAATATATCAGGATAAAAAAGAGTAACTCAGTTCAAAATGAGCAAGTTACTCTTTTTATCATTTGTTTTTCACTCGTTTTTAAGTAAATCAGTGCAGTATACCGTACGAGCAATATCATTTAATAGAATACATTCTGCATTATTTGAAATCACTGCATGATTGACTAGGCATGATAGATTCAGAATGTAGGGTCTTTTAATTTTAGCGGCAGAATCATAAGGGCGTGAAATGTATAAAAAGCAGAAAATAATTAACATATATTACAGGTGTTGTATTACATGGTGTCCGATTCGCAGATAAAGCTGGTGAAGATAATATTTCCATAACTATATGTTAGGATATTTCATATAAACAAGGAGGTAATAATGAATATGAAAAAAGGACAGAAAAGTGTGAAGGAGGGTATACAGAATGTTTTACTCCCTGTTGAGCACTTGAACATCTCCCAAGGGAATAACGGAAGCTATTCCCATCAAGGGGTTAATGCGTTGGATTTGGCAGGTTATCAAGGCGGCTGCAGTCCGGTGTATGCTCCATTTGATGTAATTTGTGTAGGCGTTGATGGACCGGCTCTAGGAAATGCAGTCTTCTGGCAATCACAAAAAAAGGTTCGTTTTGCGGATGGAACATTAGACTATGCTACGATCATGATTATTCATGATAATGATTTGAGCGGTATTTTTATCGGCGCAAAGTATTCGCAGGGAACACAAATCGGCAATGCAGGAACGGCAGGACAGGCAACAGGGAACCACACACATTTTGAGATTGCAAAGGGTAAATTCTCACATAAATATGATCAAAATAACAGTACCGGTGTGTATCATTTGCCGAACTCAATCAGCGCTGATAAATGCTGCTTTATAGACGGAACGGATATTTTAGACGGAAATGGTATGAAATGGAAGCGTGTTAGCTAAGATT comes from the Erysipelotrichaceae bacterium 66202529 genome and includes:
- a CDS encoding peptidoglycan DD-metalloendopeptidase family protein, producing the protein MKKGQKSVKEGIQNVLLPVEHLNISQGNNGSYSHQGVNALDLAGYQGGCSPVYAPFDVICVGVDGPALGNAVFWQSQKKVRFADGTLDYATIMIIHDNDLSGIFIGAKYSQGTQIGNAGTAGQATGNHTHFEIAKGKFSHKYDQNNSTGVYHLPNSISADKCCFIDGTDILDGNGMKWKRVS
- a CDS encoding peptidoglycan DD-metalloendopeptidase family protein, whose amino-acid sequence is MKKEQTSVKNGIQNILFPVEHLNISQGNNGSYSHQGINALDLAGYQGGCSPVYAPFDAVCIGIDEPNLGNAVFWQSQKKVRFADGTLDYATIMLMHDNDLTGIYIGAKFSQGTQIGNAGTAGRATGNHTHFEIAKGKFTHKYDQNGSTGVYHLPNSISADKCCFIDGTDVIDGKGMKWKRCD